DNA sequence from the Butyricimonas faecalis genome:
GTCGCTTTCAATTCAGGATCGACCTCATCCCATGATTTTTTCTCCTCTTGTTTTGGGGCCGCGTAGTACACGATTTCCTGATAATCAATAGGAGGAATATTCAATTTCGCCCACGTGGGCATTTTCATCGTAAGCCAGTGACGGTAAGCCTTTAAACGGAATTCTAGTAACCATTCCGGCTCTTCCTTCTTTTGTGAAATCAAGCGGATCACCGATTCATTCAATCCCTTCCCGATCATCTCGGTTTTCACGTCAGAAACAAAACCGTATTTATACTCACCCTCTGTTACTTCATTCAATATATCGTCTTGTTCTTTAGCCATAACTTTTATACCCTATTATCACCAATTTATCAATCTGTGCAAAAGTACAAAAAAATATTACCTGTCAATCATCTCTCACGTAGATAATATCTATTACGTAATAAATCTCCATTATGATTCATTCCCTTTCTCAAAACACTTCACCACAAACTTGTAACCGAAAAGTTGTAACGTGTCACGTGGCTCTGCCCCATTATCATTTGCTCGATTCATCAATTTAGCGTATTTTTGTTTTAAATATTAAGAACTGAAACATGAGTGAAAACAAACCATTAACAAAACTATCCACGTTAGGGGAATTCGGACTGATTCGCCACCTGACACAAGATATAAAATTAAAAAACCCATCTTCCCTAAAAGGAGTTGGTGACGATGCCGCCGTACTCGATTACAAAGACAAGAAAATATTAGTCAGTACGGATATGCTGATTGAAGGCGTACATTTCGATCTGGCTTATGCCCCGTTAAAACATTTAGGATACAAAGCTGTTGCAACAAATGCCAGCGATATATACGCCATGAACGGGACACCTCGACAGATTACCGTTTCCCTTGCCGTTTCCAACCGTTTCTCCCTAGAAGCAGTCGACGAATTGTACGAGGGAATCTATCTCGCTTGTGACCACTATGGGATTGACCTCGTGGGTGGAGACACGACCTCTTCACAAACAGGAATGTGTATCAGCATCACGGTGATCGGGGAAGCCAACGAGGAAGACATCGTTTACCGTAACACCGCACGAGAAAATGACCTGATTTGCGTCAGTGGAAATTTGGGTGCAGCTTACATGGGCCTTCAATTGCTGGAAAGAGAAAAGGTCGTGTTCAAAGAAAATCCCAACGCCCAACCGGACTTCTCTGGATATGAATACATCCTTGAGCGTCAGCTAAAACCGGAAGCGAGAATGGATATTATCCAATTACTCAAAGAAAAAGGTATTAAACCGACAGCCATGATGGATGTTTCCGACGGTCTCTCATCCGAGGTATTGCACATCTGTCATGATTCCGGCCTTGGCTGTAACATCTACGAGGAGAAAATTCCGATTGATTACCAGACCTTCAAAATGGCCGAAGAACTCAACATGAATGCTACCGTGTGCGCCCTTTCCGGGGGAGAAGATTATGAACTATTGTTCACAGCTCCACTCGACGCTTACGACAAACTGATTACCATGGAAGAAATCAGCATCATCGGACACACTTGTGCCAAAAGCGAAGGTTACAATTTAATCACGAAAGACGGTAATTCATTTGAACTGAAAGCCCAAGGTTGGGTAAACTTCGCCCCATCCGAGGATAAATAACAAACCACCATGAACAAACTGGAAAATATACTTGACGAATCTTTACTACACAGTGCCAGCGGGGACCGGAAGGCCCTCCGTCTGTTACTTAAGAAAGTCATTCCCGATCGTTTCCACTATTACCACGAAAGCCGGGATATCACCCGCCAGGAAGAATATGCTGATTTATTATACAAAATCCTCCTGCTCGAACTGGATGAAGAAGAAGAGGAAAGCATCGAGCTGGCAGAACTCGCCTACTTGGGCATCAGTGAATCCATTTCAACCGTTCCGACACATATCTACGAGAGCCTTAAGAAACGTATCATTTTGATGCACTATTTCTCGGATTATTTCACGGACAGCCTAATTGAAGTCTTCCTGAAAAAATACCGGGAGAACAACCTATTGGAGGCCCGGAATCTAGCCTTAGAATCCATCGAACGAATGCAATTGTTTGATATTTTCTTGATAGAACAGAATTTCGATGACCGTATTGACCGGGATGAACAACTAACAGACGTCTGCAACGACATCGAACTTGCTCCCAACCTCACTGACGAAGAACTAACGGAAGCACAATTAATGCATCAAGTATTATACGCCTATCTGAAAGCGAAGTACCGCAAATGAGATACAAGAAAACAGAGAGCTTTTTCAAACTCTCTGTTTTCTTGATTCTTAACGATTCGAATTAAATCTTCTTTCTCTTGGGAATCTTTGACCTCTATCGTCGCCACCTTCTTCTCTGGGTCTAGCCTTTTTTACAACAATTTTTCTTCCTTGAAATTCAGTTTCATTTAAGGCATTGATCGCGTTGAAGCCTTCCGTTTCATCCTCCATTTCAACAAAACCAAAACATTTAGAGTTACCAGTTTCTTTGTCCATAATAACTTTGGCTGAAGAAACAGAACCATGCTCTGAGAAAAGAGCCCGTAAGTCCTCACTCGTGGTCGTAGAACTTAACTTTGCAACAAAAATATTCACAATAAAAATAATTAAAATTAATAATACATATAGAAGGGTACGTAGAGGTATATCTTTGGTTTCAACGATAAACAACTATTTATCTTCTAACGCGACAAATATAAGTAATTTCTTAATAATCAAAAATTAATCACGCATTTTTTCTTTATTTTACACTAGATTCATCCCCTCGTCATAAATACTGAATCACAGCCTATTTTACTCACTCCAATTCTTCCCTTCATCATTTTTTTAGTCCCCTTCGACTTTTTTCTCCCTAAACGCTTGCGATTTCAAAAATTTTCTCTACTTTTGCACCCGTTAAACAATAACGATGGTGCCATAGCTCAGTTGGTAGAGCAAAGGACTGAAAATCCTTGTGTCCCCGGTTCGATTCCTGGTGGCACCACTGAAACAAAGAGAGTTACGAAAGTGACTCTCTTTCATTTTATGGTCATTTTTAGGTGTTTTAGGCTTGATGTTTAAACCATGTTTAAACCAATTTGTCAACTCAAATAAGTTTATAATTCCCCTTATCGAATTTATTATTTACAACTTTTTTATCTCCATTACTAATTAAAATCACTACTTTTGTAATAAACCTAAAATACAAGATGTGTTCTTTTCAAGGGAACGAATAAAGTCTATATTATAGATGATAAAACTTTCGGAGGTTCACTGTACCAGCAATATCTACAGGCTATGTCTTGGTTGGAAAGCAAACTGCAGGTAGCTTATAAAATAGAGGGAGCAGGACCAAGAGAAGAAATTTGGGAAATACCTCTGACCGTATTTAAAGAAGCCATTATAAACGCCCTGTCACACCGTGACTACTACGAACAAGGTGCAAACATTATGATAGAAATGTTTGACGACCGGGTAGAGATTTCCAATCCCGGAGGACTTCTGCCTGTTGTGGCTAAAGATTTCGGGCACAAGAGTATGACACGTAACCCGTTAATCTTTGGATTATTTACCCGCATGCACTTGGTTGAAAGAGTCGCATCCGGTATTCCTCGTATGCAGGAAGCCATGAGAGAAGCAAATCTGCCCGAACCGAAATTTCATACGGAGGGGATGTTTACGGTAGTATTCAAAAGGAAACACGGCATCATGAGTGATACAGTAAATGATACAGTAAATGAGAAGGAGCGGGAAGTTCTTAACTTACTAAGGCAACAAGGAGGATTAAATGCTACAGAGATAGCACAAGAGCTAAAAAAGAGCATACCAACAGTAAAGCGGTATTTAAGTACTTTATCCAAATTAGACTTGATTGAATTTAGGGGAGCACCTAAAATAGGAGGATATTATTTGAAATAACCCTATTAACCTCTGTATTTACATTCGGAATTGAATCCAAATCACAAAAACTATGTGAAACGATGCAAAATCGCAAAGACCTTATTCAAGGGACTAACATCGTAACCTTCTCCTTTCTTTTTTACCCCTCAAAATTCATTACCTACAACTTCTTTCATCATACTGAAAGAAATCTTATATTTATACTAAAAGAAATTCAATTAGTAACTCACCATCTTCGGGAAGAAGTACCAACTCTCCCCCTGTGGCTGCCTTGTCGATCACGGGAAGGAAGTCTGGTGAGTTAAAGGCGTATTACGAGAGAAAGGTTAAGGAAGGAAAGAACAAGATGACGGTCATTAACGCGATCAGGGCAAAGCTGATCGCGAGAATGTTTGCTGTCATCAAAAAAGATCAATTTTATACCCCTGTTTATTCATGAAATATTTGCATAAATCATAAGAATACCTTACCGTGTTAGTTCCTTTCCCGCTAGCGTTCAACGTGGAAAGCTTGTCCCCGATTTTATCTATTCGGTTTTTCTGCGTGCGGAGATTCGCTCGCACCATCCAGGAGAAACGTTCTTCGAAATTTTGAAAAATGTAATACGACACGGACGCCGTGAGACCTTGTGACACTTGTTCCCCAGCGTTAGTCATGTAGGTCGAGGTTCCAGAGGACAACGGGGTACTCACTTTTATCAATAACGGGTCTGTTATCTTGTAATAATAATCAAGGGTCAACGCGAAACGTTTGTTGAACAACGTCACGTCCAACCCGATATTCTTGTCCAAGGTTACCTGCCATTTCAAGTCCGCGTTCCCGATCTGCGACAACACGGCACCCAACCCGAAATAGTTCATCGAACCGTACTGGAAAGCGTAAGTCAGCAACGTTTGCGCCGAATCGAAACTCTGGTTTCCCGGATTACCGATCGAGGCCCTCAACTTCAGCAAGTCGATCCACCCGAGATTGTCCATGATAAACTTTTCCTTGTGCAAGTTCCATCCCAATCCCACCGACCATGTCGTGTTATACTTACGAGAAGTTCCGAAAACAGACGAACCGCTCGTCCGCAAGCTGAAATCCATCAGGTAACGATCGTCGAAAGAGTAGCCCGTGTTGAAATAGCCGTTCACGGATCGAGACACGGACTCGTAATAAGTCGGGGTCCCGTTCTCCGGGTAACCGTTTGAGAAAGAGGGATACGTGAAATCTCCTTCCGGGAACCCGACCGCGGAATATCCTTGCGTGAGCGATTTGTTACTAAACACGTTTCCCCCGGCGACCAAATTAATTCGATGTTTACCAAGCACTTTCGCGTACGTCACGCTCAACTCTCCCTCTACTTGATTCGAACGTGTGTTTGTCGAAGTGTATTGCCCTTTCTTGATCATCTCCACGTTCTCGTACCGGGTATCATTCGGGGAATAAAATTTCTCCGTGTCATCGTTTCCATAGGTCAAACCTATTCGGGCCCGCACTCGCCATTCTTGTGTCGGGAAATACTCCGCGATAAAATAATTACTCAAAGCGAGATTCTTTCCCTCGTCCCGGCTGTTCTGGCTTGCATTCCACAACGGGTTGGAAGCCTCGAAGAAATCGTTCTTCTCCAGCCATTTCTCGATCGTACCGTCGGCACCGTGTTTCTTGTAGTACGGGTTCGCCCGCGCGTACTCGTTAAAGGCCACGATCGGGTTCTTGTAGTCGGTAGATGAAAACGAGAACTTGTTCGAGAACTGGAACTTCGACACCCGGTAAATCAAATCGATATTACCACTCATTACCGCTCGATCAGATTCTTCCATCACCCCGGAAATCCCGTTATAACCGGCACCCAAACCGAACAAAAAATTACCCTCTCCACCTTGCACATAAAGCGAATGTTTCTGGTTCACACCCACCCGCAAAGGTTCCGCCAACCAATACGTGTCCACCCCGCTCTCGATCACCTTCAACTTCTCGTTATACAGGTTTGTCAATTCTATCTCGTTTGTCGTGGACCAGTTCACAGGTTCGTACCTCCCCGCCAACCGCTCGAACTCCAATTTCTCCCTCGCGTTCATCAAGTTATAACTCGACAAATCCGGTATCGAGAGATTCATGTTTCCCGTGTAACTCACCTGCAACTTGCCCGCCTCCGGTTTCACCGTCTCCACCACGATTACCCCGTTGGCCGCCTTCGAACCGTAAATGGCCGTCGAGGCTGCATCCTTCAATATCGTGATCGAGGCCACCCGGTTAATATCCAAGTCGTTAATCGCCGCCAACGTCGACTCGAAACCATCCAGGATAAAAAGCGGCTGGTTCGGGTCGGCGTCCAGCTCGTCCCTCAAGCCCAGCATGCTCGACTTGCCACGGATCTCCATGTTCGGCAAGCGGTTCGGGTCCGATCCGAACTGGTTATCCTCCAGTATCGCGAAAGCCGGGTCCAGCGTCTTCAACCCCTGCAGGATGTTCTGCGTTCCCATCGTTTTCAACTCCGCGGCGGAATAGGTGGAAGCCGAACCCGTGAAACTCTCCTTCTTACGGGTAAAGATACCCGTCACCACCACGTCCTCCAACCTCACGTCCTCATCCCGCAACACGATTGTCAACTCCTTCTGCTCCACGCCCGCCCTCAACCGGGGAATCCTCACGATCTCCGTTTTCATCCCGATAAAGGAAACCACCAGCGTGGCCGTGTCTGCCGGGATCAACAACTTGAACTTCCCGTCCACGTCCGTGGCTGTTCCCATCGATGTTCCTCCCAGGCGAACCGAAACTCCCGGAATGGGTTGCTTCTTCTCGTCTATCACCTTTCCCCTCACCTCCCGGTTCTCCACCCGGGTAGAATCCATCGTTCCGGCCCTCGTCAATAGCGGAAACCCCAACAATAAAATCATAAATAACCGGATTGTCACGGTCACCGTCTTTCGATCCGACAGTAATTTTCGCTTAAAAACTTTCCTGTCATAAGTTTTTTTCATAACTTTGATTGTTAATTAATTGATAAAATTGATTCTCACAAGGGGGTGATATTCAACGTTTCTCAGGCATAGAATACACCCTCTATTTTATTTCCCTGTCTCTTTTTGTACCATATTTCGTATCTATTATTCCATTTTATTCTCTCATTTTAACCAAAACGGCTATAACTTTGTCATGACAACTATGACATACCCAAACACCACCTTGTCATTCAATACAAAGATTATATAAAAACTGATGAAGAAATACAAAGACCAGAACATTCCCAACTCACAACACAAATGTTCTTCACGTCAACCTCGCTACAAGTAAATGATGATATCTTTATTTCATCTCTTTAATACTAAAAATCAAAAGAGTTATTGAAGTCGGCTTCCCCTTTTACACGCAAAAATACAATTACGATTTACCTCCATAAGCTTTTTTGTTTAAGATTAGAGCGAAAAAAACGGTTCCGCCTGTCCCGTTGCATAACACCACTCAGAGGCTGTGGGTGCATTAACACTCCACACGGGGGTACGGAACCGCCGTATGGAGTTAACAAGCAAAAAAAATGCCTGCTACACTATGGCAGGATTCCCCACCTCTGAGTATATTATGCATTGCAAATATATAAACATTTTTACAAAAAACAAGTATCACCTCAAAAATTAACAATCAAAATTATCCAATGTAGCATATCTTACATTTACACCATCACGATACATCATCATCCACACCTAAAGAGCATATTTTTAAAGCTTTGAAGTGAAGGGTTGCATTGGCGAGTTGAATCTGCGTAATCTGAACAAATACTACTTTACAACGAAATATATTTTACGTGATTTCGATATGATTATACCGTTTGACCGATACCATCTTTATACTGAAAACTATAGGAAATCCTACCGAAATCCTAGGGAAATAATCCCGCTTAGTCGTTGCTCAGACGTTGTTCAGACGTTGCTCAGACGTTACGGGATAGTTCAGCTACGAGTAAACGTCGAATGATCTCTGAGTATGTGGTATTATTTGGGTTTATTTACTGCTTTATTTGGGTTAGAATTGAGTAATATCACGGGTATCTTTCTTGCACTTCTTTCTCTGGCATTGGCAAAACTATCAACAATTCCTTGTTTTCCACAAAGCCATTGGGTGAGACTTGATTCTGTCAACGATGTCCTTGTCTTCAAACAACAATTCTGGTACAAACGTTCTGTTGTTGAAATTTCTTACATATTCTTTTTCGGAATCTGTAAGAACCAGTAAACTCATAAGGAAATTTTTCACCTCCGTCTTGGCTTTCTCAAAGTCGAAATGCTCACTTCTTCGTAGCACAGGCAAAAGTTGCGAACGGATTTGTGGAAAGCGTATCTTGTCTATTTGTGGAAAATCGGCAAAATCTGTTGGCGTGTTGTTGTCTTTTCTGCTTGAACCAACGGTTAGATAAAAGACTGTTGCCTTTCTTAATAGTATTTGTTCATCATCAATTGCAAATAGTTGATGCTCCACCATATTATATACATCATAAATGTCACGTGCAGCACTTCTGCCAATAAGGGCATTTATCTTGGTGGCAAATAGTTCGATAGGTGATAGCGAACGCACTTTCACATCATTCAGGAATGGGATGACTACATGAGTTTCAATGGCTGGCAATATATGACAACGGTCAGAATAATTGATTTCAATCTTGATGCCGTCATTGTTGCCAGCAGCATTGGTGTAATGGAATACCCATGAGTCAAGGGTATGAGGATTTTTTGAGCCTGGGGCAAGATGATAGCTTTCCGTTTCCATATAGCGAAGTATCTCACTGTTCACTTCTTGGCGAATGGATAGCATCAACTCACGGTCGCAATCTACCGTAAAGTCTAAGTCAATATCTACAGACAATCTTGGCAACTGGAAAACTGTGAGATTGATGGCTGTACCACCTTTCAGCACCAAGGATTTCGACAATAATGGGTTATTATGAAAATAGTTGAGTATCTCCACAAGTCGCATAACCTTTTCGAGGTTGTCACGAATAAAGCCTTGTTCTTTGGCTACGATGTCAAGAACTTGTTTATTATATGAGTTCATATTCTTCTTTTGAGGTTAGTTCTTGTGGCACATACATACGCCATTTGCTTACAAAGGTATCCGAATCTTCATCATTGGTCAACCATTTTACGCTTTTAGTACCTTTTGTTCGGCATAGTTCAATAAGGGAGTCCGAGATGTTGGCTTGCTCCTTGATGCGCTCCAACAGATAGCCTGTCTTTTGGTATAGGAAAGTCTTGTCATTCTTTTCAAGATAATTGATGATTTTCTCTTCATCAAGCAGTACGATGGCTTCCATACAATGTAACAATTCCTCTATACCACCAGCTCGGTCAATGCGGTCGAAACAATCCAGCAATGTACTTTCTATATCTGTAACTCGCACGTATGGATTTCCTTTGGGAGTCATCACGCCAATGATTTCTTTTGTTTGACGACAATAAGTGTAATCGACATCTTCAAAGGAAAAGGAATTAAAACGTGACAGACTTTTCACAAATACCTCGTTGAAAGGTTGGTGTGCCAGCCCATGAAATTCCAATGCTGTATGATAGCTGATACAAGCCGTATGAGATAGATGACTCCCGATTTCGTATTTATCACAAACTG
Encoded proteins:
- the thiL gene encoding thiamine-phosphate kinase, whose product is MSENKPLTKLSTLGEFGLIRHLTQDIKLKNPSSLKGVGDDAAVLDYKDKKILVSTDMLIEGVHFDLAYAPLKHLGYKAVATNASDIYAMNGTPRQITVSLAVSNRFSLEAVDELYEGIYLACDHYGIDLVGGDTTSSQTGMCISITVIGEANEEDIVYRNTARENDLICVSGNLGAAYMGLQLLEREKVVFKENPNAQPDFSGYEYILERQLKPEARMDIIQLLKEKGIKPTAMMDVSDGLSSEVLHICHDSGLGCNIYEEKIPIDYQTFKMAEELNMNATVCALSGGEDYELLFTAPLDAYDKLITMEEISIIGHTCAKSEGYNLITKDGNSFELKAQGWVNFAPSEDK
- a CDS encoding RNA recognition motif domain-containing protein — translated: MNIFVAKLSSTTTSEDLRALFSEHGSVSSAKVIMDKETGNSKCFGFVEMEDETEGFNAINALNETEFQGRKIVVKKARPREEGGDDRGQRFPRERRFNSNR
- a CDS encoding SusC/RagA family TonB-linked outer membrane protein, yielding MKKTYDRKVFKRKLLSDRKTVTVTIRLFMILLLGFPLLTRAGTMDSTRVENREVRGKVIDEKKQPIPGVSVRLGGTSMGTATDVDGKFKLLIPADTATLVVSFIGMKTEIVRIPRLRAGVEQKELTIVLRDEDVRLEDVVVTGIFTRKKESFTGSASTYSAAELKTMGTQNILQGLKTLDPAFAILEDNQFGSDPNRLPNMEIRGKSSMLGLRDELDADPNQPLFILDGFESTLAAINDLDINRVASITILKDAASTAIYGSKAANGVIVVETVKPEAGKLQVSYTGNMNLSIPDLSSYNLMNAREKLEFERLAGRYEPVNWSTTNEIELTNLYNEKLKVIESGVDTYWLAEPLRVGVNQKHSLYVQGGEGNFLFGLGAGYNGISGVMEESDRAVMSGNIDLIYRVSKFQFSNKFSFSSTDYKNPIVAFNEYARANPYYKKHGADGTIEKWLEKNDFFEASNPLWNASQNSRDEGKNLALSNYFIAEYFPTQEWRVRARIGLTYGNDDTEKFYSPNDTRYENVEMIKKGQYTSTNTRSNQVEGELSVTYAKVLGKHRINLVAGGNVFSNKSLTQGYSAVGFPEGDFTYPSFSNGYPENGTPTYYESVSRSVNGYFNTGYSFDDRYLMDFSLRTSGSSVFGTSRKYNTTWSVGLGWNLHKEKFIMDNLGWIDLLKLRASIGNPGNQSFDSAQTLLTYAFQYGSMNYFGLGAVLSQIGNADLKWQVTLDKNIGLDVTLFNKRFALTLDYYYKITDPLLIKVSTPLSSGTSTYMTNAGEQVSQGLTASVSYYIFQNFEERFSWMVRANLRTQKNRIDKIGDKLSTLNASGKGTNTVRYSYDLCKYFMNKQGYKIDLF
- a CDS encoding nucleotidyl transferase AbiEii/AbiGii toxin family protein; the encoded protein is MNSYNKQVLDIVAKEQGFIRDNLEKVMRLVEILNYFHNNPLLSKSLVLKGGTAINLTVFQLPRLSVDIDLDFTVDCDRELMLSIRQEVNSEILRYMETESYHLAPGSKNPHTLDSWVFHYTNAAGNNDGIKIEINYSDRCHILPAIETHVVIPFLNDVKVRSLSPIELFATKINALIGRSAARDIYDVYNMVEHQLFAIDDEQILLRKATVFYLTVGSSRKDNNTPTDFADFPQIDKIRFPQIRSQLLPVLRRSEHFDFEKAKTEVKNFLMSLLVLTDSEKEYVRNFNNRTFVPELLFEDKDIVDRIKSHPMALWKTRNC
- a CDS encoding type IV toxin-antitoxin system AbiEi family antitoxin domain-containing protein; this encodes MIEQLNILYRLRIFTIEELSEVLNGKLKSVKGLIARYKQQGWIVSIRRNTYCMVDIASKQPVCDKYEIGSHLSHTACISYHTALEFHGLAHQPFNEVFVKSLSRFNSFSFEDVDYTYCRQTKEIIGVMTPKGNPYVRVTDIESTLLDCFDRIDRAGGIEELLHCMEAIVLLDEEKIINYLEKNDKTFLYQKTGYLLERIKEQANISDSLIELCRTKGTKSVKWLTNDEDSDTFVSKWRMYVPQELTSKEEYELI